TTTCTAACAAATTAGATTAATCCTTCCCCAAGAAGTCTCTATTAAACTGCTCTCTTGCTGGTTTTTGTATATTAAATATAACCCAAGCTAAAGCTGCGATAATAGGTGCAAAAACTACGATTGTTCTGAGCATTTTAAAAATTCTGTTATTTAATCAATATCCTACCTTTTAAGTGTAAATATAGAGAGAATTTTTAATTTTTTATTTCATTAGTTAAGAATTGTATTTCTATTGTTCAACTTGAAATAATAAGTTGTTTTTTTTTCCTTAAAAAGGGATAATTTCTAATGTACTCAATTTTACAAAATGGGTCGCTAGCTCAGCGGTAGAGCATCCGGCTTTTAACCGGCTGGTCCTGAGTTCGAATCTCAGGCGACCCACATTTTTATAAAATTGAGTCCAGTATTCGTTCGTAACTGCAAGTATAAAACCAATTTCTATAAAATTGATCTTAATTAACAATGCAGCGATAAGCTATTTATTAATAATTTAAGACTAATGAATAAGAATAGTTTGCTTGGTTGTATTTTTGCAATATTAATAGAACACTATGAGTTTAAGGAAAAAAATTTTCAGAATGCCTCAATTTGGATCTTTGATAATGTTTTATAGATCTAAAATCTATCAGTTAATAATTAAATTTTAAGAAAAAAATCTATCATCAACCTTAATATCAAATATGCAGTGCCAAACAAAAAAATTATTTAAAAAAAAGGAACTCCAACAAGCTTAGCCGAATATCTATCGTTTAACATAAATGAGACATTTTTGCCTCATATTCGGGATTTAAAAGAATACAAGCTTTTTGTTTTAAAAAAAAATCAAAAATTACTTTACAAAGCTTCATAATACCTGTTACAATAGTTAATATAATTTTTCTTATTTATTATGACTCCTGAAGCAGAACGTTTTAATGGTTGGGCAGCAATGTTAGGTTTCGTTGCAGCTGTAGGTGCCTATGTAACCACTGGGCAAATCATTCCAGGATGGTTCTAAATCGAATAGATTTTTTATAGAGGAATGTGATTAAATTTTATTCAGAATAAAAAATATCACTTCATCTATTCTTTAAAATTATTAAGTCAACGAATTTAATTCTATTGATTTATTTTTATTTAATCAAAAATTATTGATTATAGTTCGAACATTCTATTGTTAATTAGCTACTATTTAGTTTTAACTGTAACTATAACTACTGCCTAATTCTAAATATTGCAAATTATTTTTTAAATATGGTCTAAACCCTGATTAAATCAGGGTTTTTTTATTGATTAATCAAAATTTTAAATTTGAAATACTATTTATTGTTCTGTAAACTGTTTTTTTTCAATTGAATCAAAACATGAAGAGCATAACAAATGTCCTTTTTTCTTCCAAAATGTTTTAGTTGATCTTTCTATATCTTTTCGACAAATTAAACATTTAAATATTGGTGTCACTATATCTAGTCTCCAACCTATTAGATATTTTAATAATAGATATTTTTTAATCTTTTAGTTTAATTTGATTAAAAAAAGAATTTTTTTAATTTTTAATGACAAAGTAAAAGGCCTACTAAATTAGCAGGCCTTTTAAAAGTGTGTAAGATTTTCTAAATTAAATTAATAAATTTAGAAGCTGAATGAGGTTTTAACCATGAAACCTGTT
The Prochlorococcus marinus XMU1411 genome window above contains:
- a CDS encoding photosystem II protein Y, with translation MLRTIVVFAPIIAALAWVIFNIQKPAREQFNRDFLGKD
- a CDS encoding high light inducible protein, whose amino-acid sequence is MTPEAERFNGWAAMLGFVAAVGAYVTTGQIIPGWF